One window from the genome of Salvelinus fontinalis isolate EN_2023a chromosome 3, ASM2944872v1, whole genome shotgun sequence encodes:
- the LOC129849481 gene encoding taste receptor type 1 member 3 isoform X2 gives MVVPLRLLVLCWLFGAGCSQSSPPWFQNITTTLFNSSGDILLGGLFPINDLTSNLSQRVEPDSISCDSINTFGLGMALVMKYTVDEINANSTLLPGIRLGYEIFDTCKQSAVIVKPTLFFLTEGSSRELAIMCNYTDYVTRVVAVIGPSTSEMVSVIGKLLGFFLMPQISYSATSDKFSDKSLYPSFLRTVPSDKRQVEAMVRLMNRFQWNWVAVVGSEDEYGRQGQRQFSTLAAESSICVAYEGLIPIYSDPQPVVREMLDRITESKVGVVVVFSLSQPARAFFTEVIRRNLTGVWVASDAWALNSDLSTLPNIHTVGTIIAFTVHSQTLGLLTPYTRELFSRIREERARQPSPGPDTEPNHSMNPCPDCWNLSLDNISLVTKPMLQRSAFRVYAAIYSVAHALHNMLRCNAKSCRRDAKSKLYPWQLLEVLKEVNFSLNGSHFEFDSNGNPNIGYNILQWVWGNNNLSFKDVGTFYENLSINNTLIQWHTVCAKAPESTCSSECGPGQVRRVKGFHSCCFDCIDCLPGTFQNGRMDIQCTQCLEGQWSLVRSTNCTEPTFDFLTWGQPESLGLLLAMLVLLACQGAVGVLFLQHRDSPLVRASGGPLGGVSLLSMMLGCACLLLFLVQPGDMVCRLQLPLSSIFHTVTLSTILAFSLQIVYVTEFPEKAPSHLVTLRGPGGWLLVLACCGVQAGICGYFVQEGPSLSRYLAKMKVTFVRKFLRCPVEPILCLGLMQGFNGLLALISFMCTFMAVKPIRQYNLARDITFSTLAYCVVWVVFIPIYTGLNDKERSIVHVSVSLLSNMGLMAAYYLPKCHLLLKKPELNTAEHFRTFLEGAPGTPQEEQDQGPAGEGQVSGERQGQ, from the exons ATGGTAGTGCCATTGAGACTGCTGGTTCTATGCTGGCTGTTTGGAGCAGGGTGTAGTCAGAGCTCTCCACCATGGTTCCAGAACATCACTACAACTCTGTTCAACTCCTCGGGAGACATCCTCCTTGGGGGGCTCTTCCCCATCAATGATCTCACCAGTAACTTGAGCCAGAGAGTAGAGCCGGACAGCATTAGCTGTGACAG TATTAATACGTTTGGTTTGGGTATGGCCCTGGTGATGAAGTACACAGTGGATGAGATCAACGCCAACTCCACCCTACTCCCTGGCATCAGGCTGGGCTATGAGATCTTCGACACCTGCAAGCAGTCTGCCGTCATCGTGAAGCCCACCCTCTTCTTCCTCACAGAGGGCTCCAGCCGAGAGCTGGCCATCATGTGTAACTACACGGACTACGTAACCCGTGTGGTGGCTGTCATCGGCCCTTCCACCTCAGAGATGGTCTCTGTCATAGGAAAACTACTGGGATTCTTCCTCATGCCGCAG ATCAGCTACAGTGCCACCAGTGACAAGTTCAGTGACAAGAGTCTGTACCCATCGTTCCTGCGCACAGTGCCCAGTGACAAGAGGCAGGTGGAGGCCATGGTGCGTCTGATGAACAGGTTCCAGTGGAACTGGGTGGCTGTCGTGGGCAGTGAGGATGAGTATGGGCGTCAGGGCCAGCGCCAGTTTTCTACCCTGGCAGCAGAGAGCTCCATCTGTGTGGCGTACGAGGGGTTAATCCCCATCTATAGCGACCCACAGCCTGTGGTCAGAGAGATGCTGGACCGCATCACAGAGAGCAAagtgggtgtggtggtggtgttttcTCTCTCCCAGCCCGCCAGAGCCTTCTTCACTGAG GTGATCAGGAGGAATCTGACAGGGGTCTGGGTGGCCAGCGATGCGTGGGCCCTGAACAGTGACTTGTCAACTCTCCCAAACATCCACACTGTGGGCACTATCATTGCCTTCACAGTCCACAGCCAGACCCTGGGCCTGCTCACACCCTACACCAGGGAACTCTTCTCCAGGattagagaggagagggccaggcaGCCCTCACCAGGTCCAGATACAGAGCCAAACCATAGTATGAACCCATGCCCAGACTGCTGGAACCTGTCCCTAGACAACATAAGTCTAGTGACAAAGCCCATGCTGCAGAGGTCAGCTTTCAGGGTCTATGCTGCCATCTACAGTGTTGCACACGCACTGCACAACATGCTCAGGTGCAATGCTAAGAGCTGCCGGAGGGACGCTAAAAGCAAACTCTACCCCTGGCAG CTGTTGGAGGTGCTCAAGGAGGTTAACTTCAGTCTAAATGGAAGTCATTTTGAGTTTGACAGTAATGGAAACCCAAACATTGGCTACAACATACTACAGTGGGTCTGGGGAAACAACAATCTGAGTTTCAAAGATGTCGGCACCTTCTATGAGAACCTGTCAATCAATAACACTCTCATCCAATGGCATACAGTATGTGCTAAG GCCCCTGAGTCTACCTGTTCCTCTGAGTGTGGCCCTGGCCAGGTGCGCAGAGTGAAAGGCTTCCATTCCTGCTGCTTTGACTGTATTGACTGTTTACCGGGCACCTTCCAGAATGGCAGAA TGGACATCCAGTGTACCCAGTGTCTAGAGGGCCAGTGGTCCCTGGTACGTAGCACCAACTGCACCGAGCCTACCTTTGACTTCCTGACCTGGGGCCAGCCTGAGTCCTTGGGGCTGCTGCTGGCCATGCTGGTGCTGCTGGCCTGTCAGGGGGCTGTGGGGGTCCTGTTCCTGCAGCACCGGGATTCTCCGCTGGTGAGAGCCTCAGGGGGGCCCCTGGGTGGTGTGTCCCTACTCAGCATGATGCTAGGCTGTGCCTGCCTGCTGCTGTTCCTGGTCCAGCCAGGGGACATGGTGTGTCGTCTGCAGCTTCCCCTCAGCTCCATCTTCCACACGGTCACCCTGTCCACCATCCTAGCCTTCTCACTGCAG ATTGTGTATGTGACTGAGTTCCCTGAGAAGGCTCCGTCTCATCTGGTTACACTGAGAGGCCCTGGAGGCTGGCTGCTGGTACTGGCCTGCTGTGGTGTGCAGGCAGGGATCTGTGGCTATTTTGTTCAGGAGGGGCCCTCTCTATCCCGgtacctggccaagatgaaggtGACCTTTGTGAGAAAGTTCCTACGATGCCCTGTGGAGCCCATCTTATGTCTGGGCCTGATGCAGGGCTTCAATGGCCTCCTCGCCCTCATATCCTTCATGTGCACCTTCATGGCTGTGAAGCCCATTCGCCAATACAACCTGGCCAGAGATATCACCTTCTCCACCCTGGCCTACTGCGTGGTTTGGGTGGTCTTCATCCCCATCTACACTGGTCTGAATGACAAGGAACGCTCCATTGTCCATGTATCTGTCAGTTTGCTCAGTAACATGGGGCTGATGGCGGCCTACTATCTGCCAAAATGTCACCTGCTGCTGAAGAAACCTGAGCTCAACACAGCAGAGCACTTCCGTACCTTCCTCGAGGGAGCTCCAGGAACTCCTCAAGAGGAACAGGACCAGGGACCTGCAGGGGAGGGACAAGTatcaggggagagacagggacagtga
- the LOC129849481 gene encoding taste receptor type 1 member 3 isoform X3 produces MSLPALSSMVVPLRLLVLCWLFGAGCSQSSPPWFQNITTTLFNSSGDILLGGLFPINDLTSNLSQRVEPDSISCDSINTFGLGMALVMKYTVDEINANSTLLPGIRLGYEIFDTCKQSAVIVKPTLFFLTEGSSRELAIMCNYTDYVTRVVAVIGPSTSEMVSVIGKLLGFFLMPQISYSATSDKFSDKSLYPSFLRTVPSDKRQVEAMVRLMNRFQWNWVAVVGSEDEYGRQGQRQFSTLAAESSICVAYEGLIPIYSDPQPVVREMLDRITESKVGVVVVFSLSQPARAFFTEVIRRNLTGVWVASDAWALNSDLSTLPNIHTVGTIIAFTVHSQTLGLLTPYTRELFSRIREERARQPSPGPDTEPNHSMNPCPDCWNLSLDNISLVTKPMLQRSAFRVYAAIYSVAHALHNMLRCNAKSCRRDAKSKLYPWQLLEVLKEVNFSLNGSHFEFDSNGNPNIGYNILQWVWGNNNLSFKDVGTFYENLSINNTLIQWHTVCAKAPESTCSSECGPGQVRRVKGFHSCCFDCIDCLPGTFQNGRMDIQCTQCLEGQWSLVRSTNCTEPTFDFLTWGQPESLGLLLAMLVLLACQGAVGVLFLQHRDSPLVRASGGPLGGVSLLSMMLGCACLLLFLVQPGDMVCRLQLPLSSIFHTVTLSTILAFSLQPPLFWEGVLLDVGTLLRGPASIQPQEH; encoded by the exons ATGTCTCTTCCTGCCCTCAGCAGCATGGTAGTGCCATTGAGACTGCTGGTTCTATGCTGGCTGTTTGGAGCAGGGTGTAGTCAGAGCTCTCCACCATGGTTCCAGAACATCACTACAACTCTGTTCAACTCCTCGGGAGACATCCTCCTTGGGGGGCTCTTCCCCATCAATGATCTCACCAGTAACTTGAGCCAGAGAGTAGAGCCGGACAGCATTAGCTGTGACAG TATTAATACGTTTGGTTTGGGTATGGCCCTGGTGATGAAGTACACAGTGGATGAGATCAACGCCAACTCCACCCTACTCCCTGGCATCAGGCTGGGCTATGAGATCTTCGACACCTGCAAGCAGTCTGCCGTCATCGTGAAGCCCACCCTCTTCTTCCTCACAGAGGGCTCCAGCCGAGAGCTGGCCATCATGTGTAACTACACGGACTACGTAACCCGTGTGGTGGCTGTCATCGGCCCTTCCACCTCAGAGATGGTCTCTGTCATAGGAAAACTACTGGGATTCTTCCTCATGCCGCAG ATCAGCTACAGTGCCACCAGTGACAAGTTCAGTGACAAGAGTCTGTACCCATCGTTCCTGCGCACAGTGCCCAGTGACAAGAGGCAGGTGGAGGCCATGGTGCGTCTGATGAACAGGTTCCAGTGGAACTGGGTGGCTGTCGTGGGCAGTGAGGATGAGTATGGGCGTCAGGGCCAGCGCCAGTTTTCTACCCTGGCAGCAGAGAGCTCCATCTGTGTGGCGTACGAGGGGTTAATCCCCATCTATAGCGACCCACAGCCTGTGGTCAGAGAGATGCTGGACCGCATCACAGAGAGCAAagtgggtgtggtggtggtgttttcTCTCTCCCAGCCCGCCAGAGCCTTCTTCACTGAG GTGATCAGGAGGAATCTGACAGGGGTCTGGGTGGCCAGCGATGCGTGGGCCCTGAACAGTGACTTGTCAACTCTCCCAAACATCCACACTGTGGGCACTATCATTGCCTTCACAGTCCACAGCCAGACCCTGGGCCTGCTCACACCCTACACCAGGGAACTCTTCTCCAGGattagagaggagagggccaggcaGCCCTCACCAGGTCCAGATACAGAGCCAAACCATAGTATGAACCCATGCCCAGACTGCTGGAACCTGTCCCTAGACAACATAAGTCTAGTGACAAAGCCCATGCTGCAGAGGTCAGCTTTCAGGGTCTATGCTGCCATCTACAGTGTTGCACACGCACTGCACAACATGCTCAGGTGCAATGCTAAGAGCTGCCGGAGGGACGCTAAAAGCAAACTCTACCCCTGGCAG CTGTTGGAGGTGCTCAAGGAGGTTAACTTCAGTCTAAATGGAAGTCATTTTGAGTTTGACAGTAATGGAAACCCAAACATTGGCTACAACATACTACAGTGGGTCTGGGGAAACAACAATCTGAGTTTCAAAGATGTCGGCACCTTCTATGAGAACCTGTCAATCAATAACACTCTCATCCAATGGCATACAGTATGTGCTAAG GCCCCTGAGTCTACCTGTTCCTCTGAGTGTGGCCCTGGCCAGGTGCGCAGAGTGAAAGGCTTCCATTCCTGCTGCTTTGACTGTATTGACTGTTTACCGGGCACCTTCCAGAATGGCAGAA TGGACATCCAGTGTACCCAGTGTCTAGAGGGCCAGTGGTCCCTGGTACGTAGCACCAACTGCACCGAGCCTACCTTTGACTTCCTGACCTGGGGCCAGCCTGAGTCCTTGGGGCTGCTGCTGGCCATGCTGGTGCTGCTGGCCTGTCAGGGGGCTGTGGGGGTCCTGTTCCTGCAGCACCGGGATTCTCCGCTGGTGAGAGCCTCAGGGGGGCCCCTGGGTGGTGTGTCCCTACTCAGCATGATGCTAGGCTGTGCCTGCCTGCTGCTGTTCCTGGTCCAGCCAGGGGACATGGTGTGTCGTCTGCAGCTTCCCCTCAGCTCCATCTTCCACACGGTCACCCTGTCCACCATCCTAGCCTTCTCACTGCAG cctccactcttctgggaaggcgttctactagatgttggaacattgctgcggggtcctgcttccattcagccacaagagcattag
- the LOC129849481 gene encoding taste receptor type 1 member 3 isoform X1, translating to MSLPALSSMVVPLRLLVLCWLFGAGCSQSSPPWFQNITTTLFNSSGDILLGGLFPINDLTSNLSQRVEPDSISCDSINTFGLGMALVMKYTVDEINANSTLLPGIRLGYEIFDTCKQSAVIVKPTLFFLTEGSSRELAIMCNYTDYVTRVVAVIGPSTSEMVSVIGKLLGFFLMPQISYSATSDKFSDKSLYPSFLRTVPSDKRQVEAMVRLMNRFQWNWVAVVGSEDEYGRQGQRQFSTLAAESSICVAYEGLIPIYSDPQPVVREMLDRITESKVGVVVVFSLSQPARAFFTEVIRRNLTGVWVASDAWALNSDLSTLPNIHTVGTIIAFTVHSQTLGLLTPYTRELFSRIREERARQPSPGPDTEPNHSMNPCPDCWNLSLDNISLVTKPMLQRSAFRVYAAIYSVAHALHNMLRCNAKSCRRDAKSKLYPWQLLEVLKEVNFSLNGSHFEFDSNGNPNIGYNILQWVWGNNNLSFKDVGTFYENLSINNTLIQWHTVCAKAPESTCSSECGPGQVRRVKGFHSCCFDCIDCLPGTFQNGRMDIQCTQCLEGQWSLVRSTNCTEPTFDFLTWGQPESLGLLLAMLVLLACQGAVGVLFLQHRDSPLVRASGGPLGGVSLLSMMLGCACLLLFLVQPGDMVCRLQLPLSSIFHTVTLSTILAFSLQIVYVTEFPEKAPSHLVTLRGPGGWLLVLACCGVQAGICGYFVQEGPSLSRYLAKMKVTFVRKFLRCPVEPILCLGLMQGFNGLLALISFMCTFMAVKPIRQYNLARDITFSTLAYCVVWVVFIPIYTGLNDKERSIVHVSVSLLSNMGLMAAYYLPKCHLLLKKPELNTAEHFRTFLEGAPGTPQEEQDQGPAGEGQVSGERQGQ from the exons ATGTCTCTTCCTGCCCTCAGCAGCATGGTAGTGCCATTGAGACTGCTGGTTCTATGCTGGCTGTTTGGAGCAGGGTGTAGTCAGAGCTCTCCACCATGGTTCCAGAACATCACTACAACTCTGTTCAACTCCTCGGGAGACATCCTCCTTGGGGGGCTCTTCCCCATCAATGATCTCACCAGTAACTTGAGCCAGAGAGTAGAGCCGGACAGCATTAGCTGTGACAG TATTAATACGTTTGGTTTGGGTATGGCCCTGGTGATGAAGTACACAGTGGATGAGATCAACGCCAACTCCACCCTACTCCCTGGCATCAGGCTGGGCTATGAGATCTTCGACACCTGCAAGCAGTCTGCCGTCATCGTGAAGCCCACCCTCTTCTTCCTCACAGAGGGCTCCAGCCGAGAGCTGGCCATCATGTGTAACTACACGGACTACGTAACCCGTGTGGTGGCTGTCATCGGCCCTTCCACCTCAGAGATGGTCTCTGTCATAGGAAAACTACTGGGATTCTTCCTCATGCCGCAG ATCAGCTACAGTGCCACCAGTGACAAGTTCAGTGACAAGAGTCTGTACCCATCGTTCCTGCGCACAGTGCCCAGTGACAAGAGGCAGGTGGAGGCCATGGTGCGTCTGATGAACAGGTTCCAGTGGAACTGGGTGGCTGTCGTGGGCAGTGAGGATGAGTATGGGCGTCAGGGCCAGCGCCAGTTTTCTACCCTGGCAGCAGAGAGCTCCATCTGTGTGGCGTACGAGGGGTTAATCCCCATCTATAGCGACCCACAGCCTGTGGTCAGAGAGATGCTGGACCGCATCACAGAGAGCAAagtgggtgtggtggtggtgttttcTCTCTCCCAGCCCGCCAGAGCCTTCTTCACTGAG GTGATCAGGAGGAATCTGACAGGGGTCTGGGTGGCCAGCGATGCGTGGGCCCTGAACAGTGACTTGTCAACTCTCCCAAACATCCACACTGTGGGCACTATCATTGCCTTCACAGTCCACAGCCAGACCCTGGGCCTGCTCACACCCTACACCAGGGAACTCTTCTCCAGGattagagaggagagggccaggcaGCCCTCACCAGGTCCAGATACAGAGCCAAACCATAGTATGAACCCATGCCCAGACTGCTGGAACCTGTCCCTAGACAACATAAGTCTAGTGACAAAGCCCATGCTGCAGAGGTCAGCTTTCAGGGTCTATGCTGCCATCTACAGTGTTGCACACGCACTGCACAACATGCTCAGGTGCAATGCTAAGAGCTGCCGGAGGGACGCTAAAAGCAAACTCTACCCCTGGCAG CTGTTGGAGGTGCTCAAGGAGGTTAACTTCAGTCTAAATGGAAGTCATTTTGAGTTTGACAGTAATGGAAACCCAAACATTGGCTACAACATACTACAGTGGGTCTGGGGAAACAACAATCTGAGTTTCAAAGATGTCGGCACCTTCTATGAGAACCTGTCAATCAATAACACTCTCATCCAATGGCATACAGTATGTGCTAAG GCCCCTGAGTCTACCTGTTCCTCTGAGTGTGGCCCTGGCCAGGTGCGCAGAGTGAAAGGCTTCCATTCCTGCTGCTTTGACTGTATTGACTGTTTACCGGGCACCTTCCAGAATGGCAGAA TGGACATCCAGTGTACCCAGTGTCTAGAGGGCCAGTGGTCCCTGGTACGTAGCACCAACTGCACCGAGCCTACCTTTGACTTCCTGACCTGGGGCCAGCCTGAGTCCTTGGGGCTGCTGCTGGCCATGCTGGTGCTGCTGGCCTGTCAGGGGGCTGTGGGGGTCCTGTTCCTGCAGCACCGGGATTCTCCGCTGGTGAGAGCCTCAGGGGGGCCCCTGGGTGGTGTGTCCCTACTCAGCATGATGCTAGGCTGTGCCTGCCTGCTGCTGTTCCTGGTCCAGCCAGGGGACATGGTGTGTCGTCTGCAGCTTCCCCTCAGCTCCATCTTCCACACGGTCACCCTGTCCACCATCCTAGCCTTCTCACTGCAG ATTGTGTATGTGACTGAGTTCCCTGAGAAGGCTCCGTCTCATCTGGTTACACTGAGAGGCCCTGGAGGCTGGCTGCTGGTACTGGCCTGCTGTGGTGTGCAGGCAGGGATCTGTGGCTATTTTGTTCAGGAGGGGCCCTCTCTATCCCGgtacctggccaagatgaaggtGACCTTTGTGAGAAAGTTCCTACGATGCCCTGTGGAGCCCATCTTATGTCTGGGCCTGATGCAGGGCTTCAATGGCCTCCTCGCCCTCATATCCTTCATGTGCACCTTCATGGCTGTGAAGCCCATTCGCCAATACAACCTGGCCAGAGATATCACCTTCTCCACCCTGGCCTACTGCGTGGTTTGGGTGGTCTTCATCCCCATCTACACTGGTCTGAATGACAAGGAACGCTCCATTGTCCATGTATCTGTCAGTTTGCTCAGTAACATGGGGCTGATGGCGGCCTACTATCTGCCAAAATGTCACCTGCTGCTGAAGAAACCTGAGCTCAACACAGCAGAGCACTTCCGTACCTTCCTCGAGGGAGCTCCAGGAACTCCTCAAGAGGAACAGGACCAGGGACCTGCAGGGGAGGGACAAGTatcaggggagagacagggacagtga